A region of the Dyadobacter sp. CECT 9275 genome:
TCCGCTCATTCCTTGCGCATTACTGTGTGACATGCTCACCAAAATACTTACTTCCAACGATGATAGATAAGGTCTTATATTCAAAAACTAAATTACCATGCGTTTTCATTACTTGTTGCAAATGAAGCTAATCTTTTGAAAAATGTTCATAAAAAAAGGTTGAAACGTTATCGGGAGATAACCATTTCAACCTTTCCCTTATCCCTGAAAGATACGATTATTTGAGATTCAGCTCTGAACCAATTCCCTTCACTTTATCTTTGAGTCCTGCATATACCTGGTCAAAATCTTCATTGTTGATCAGTTCCGCTCTGACACCCACATAAAATTTAATCTTCGGCTCAGTTCCCGAAGGGCGGCAGGTAAATTTAGTACCATCCTCCGTAAAGAACTGAAGTACGTTGGACGGCTCAATACCCATTTCACCCGAAGGTATCTTTTTGGTTTCATGGGTCCCAAAATCGGTGGACGTGAGGGCTTTGTAGTCATCCATTCGGATCACCGGCGAGCCCGCCAGGGTTTTAGGTGGATTAGCCCGAAAATCCGCCATCATCTGCTGTATTTCATCCGCCCCTGCTTTTCCTTTTTTAGTCAGAGAGATCAGTCCTTCATAATAGAACCCGAACTGCTTGTAAATCTCCATCAGCATATCAAAAAGGCTCAGTCCTTTGTCTTTTGCGTAAGCTGTAAGTTCGGCGATCATAGCACAGGAGGCTATCGCATCCTTGTCCCGCACGGCATCGCCGATCAGGTATCCGTAACTTTCTTCCCCTCCGCCAATAAACTGCTCCACGCCCTCCTTCTCTCTGATCACCTGAGCGATGTACTTGAAACCTGTCAGCGTATTGTAGCATTTTACGTCATAGGCGGCCGCCATCCGATCAATCAGATCCGTTGTTACAATGGTTTTACAAACGAACTGGGTACCGGTCAGCTTTCCGGCATCTTTCCATGCATTCAGCAGATAGTAAATCAGCACACTTGCGGTTTGATTGCCATTCAGTAATTGAATTTCACCATGATGGTTTTTAACAGCAATCCCTACCCTGTCTGCATCGGGATCGGTACCCATCACCAGATCCGCATCTATTTCTTTGGCCTTGTTCACTGCAATAGACATCGCTTCGCTTTCTTCCGGATTCGGGTAAACCACGGTAGGAAACTGCCCGTTGCCGTCTGGTTCCGCCTGTTCAGCAATGACTGTCACCGACTCAAAACCCATTTTCCCCAGTAACTTCGGAACCAGCGTTACCCCTGTTCCGTGCAAAGGCGTATAAACGATTTTCAGATCCTTCTGGCGTGCGATGGCCTCTTTGGAGATCGAAAGTGAGAGGATATGCGCCAGGTATTTTTCGTCTACCTCTGCCCCTATCTTAAATATTTTTGAAGGATCACCTTCAAATTTGATATCATCAATGGACTGAATTGCATTTACTTCATCAATGATATTGACGTCATGCGGTGCAACCACCTGTGATCCATCGTCCCAGTAGGCTTTATAGCCGTTGTATTCCTTGGGGTTGTGTGAAGCCGTAACCACCACCCCACTTTTGCAGCCCAGCAGCCGAATAGCAAAGGACAACTCAGGTGTAGGGCGTAAAGCCTCAAAAAGATATACCGTAATACCATTGGAAGAAAAGATATCAGCAATAATGCCAGCAAATTCATCAGATTTAATCCGGCTGTCGTAGGCAATGGCTACCTTTTTCTCTTCATTCGGGAAAGCTTTGTTGAGATAATTTGCCAGTCCCTGCGTAGCAGTACCAACGGTATATCGGTTCATGCGGTTAGAACCCACACCAATCAGCCCGCGAAGTCCTCCTGTTCCAAATTCAAGATCTTTGTAAAATGAGTCCGTCAATTCTGTTTCATTGGCGTCGTCAATTAATTTCTGAATGTATTGTTTGGTATCAATATCATAATCGCCATTAAGCCAGCTATTTACTTTTTCTAATACATTGGGTTCTAATTTTGTTGTCATACTTGTAGCGTAAAATTGGTTTAGAGTAAGTGCTATTATTAAGAAGTCCCTTTTCGATCCACAAAACCATACCAGGTTATGTTTCAAAAAGGGACTAAAGATTAAGTGCTTAATCCGTTAGCAGCATAAATGTAAAAATATACTGTAATTATTTACTTATTTTCAGTTCTTCTTTTGCAAAATCTTTGGCGGATTCTTTCGCCGTTTTACGGATAAGCTCGGCAATCAGACCCGTCCAGCCGGTCTGGTGGCTCGCGCCGCATCCTCTGCCGTTGTCGCCGTGAAAGTATTCATAAAATAAAACGTGGTCTTTGAAATTCGGGTCTTTCTGCATTTTAGCATCATGACCATAAACAGCACGGTTTCCATCACTGTCCTTTTTAAAGATATCGATCAACCGGCTGGCGATCCCAACGGCCGCATCTTTAATGGTGGCCATGTTGCCCGAATTGGTGGGGTACTCTACGGTAAAATCTTCTCCATAATAATTATGAAACTTCATGAGAGAATCGAATATCAGGTAATTCAAAGGAAACCAGATGGGCCCGCGCCAGTTGGAATTCCCGCCCATGATATCCGTGAGCGCCTCGGCAGGGGTATAATCCACCTGAAGCACTTCCCCGTTGATATAAAATTTATATGGGTTTTCCTCATGAAATTTGGACAATGCCCTTACGCCATATCCCGAAAGGAATTCGGATTCATCCAGCATTCTTTTCAGGATCATTTTCATCCGGTGACCTCTCAGGATAGAAAGTAACCGGTTCTCCCCCTTGCCGGATTCAAACCAGCGGGATATCAGGCGGGCCAGATCAGGCCGGTTAGCAAGTACCCATTCCACCCGGCGCTTGAAAACCGGAAGCTTATCAAGATTCTGAGGATCAAGCAATTCCACAGCAAACAAAGGTATCAGGCCGACTATAGAACGAACCTTTAAGAGGATACTCTGGCCGTTCGGGATATGTATCACATCGTAATAGAACTGATCTTCCTCGTCCCACAGGCTGATCGAAGAATTTTTTCCGCCAATGGATTCCATTGCACCTGCTATGTGCAGGAAATGTTCAAAGAATTTGGAAGCCATATCCTGGTAAACCGGATGTACCAACGCTATCTCGACAGATATCCGGAGCATGTTAAGGGTATACATGGCCATCCAGCCGGTAGCATCGGCTTGCTGTAATTTCCCTCCGAAGGGCATCGGCGTCGACCGGTCGAAAACACCGATATTATCAAGCCCCAGGAAACCTCCGCTGAAAATATTATTGCCGGTATCATCTTTCTGGTTAACCCACCAGGTGAAGTTCAGCAGGAGTTTATGGAATATTTTTTCAAGAAATTCCACATCTCCCACGCCATTGTTCTGCTCTCTGTCTATCTCATATACTTTCCAGGTAGCCCAGCCGTGAACCGGAGGATTGACATCGGAGAAGTTCCATTCGTATGCAGGTATCTGCCCATTGGGATGCATGTAATATTCCCGCAAAAGTATTTCCAGCTGGCGTTTGGCAAAATCTGCATCCACACGCGCAAGCGGAACGCAATGGAATGCCAGGTCCCACGCCGCAAACCACGGGTACTCCCACTTATCAGGCATGGAAATAAGATTGGCCGCATACAGATGTTTCCATCCCGAGTTCCTCCCCCACTTTCGTCCCTGGTTCGGGCCGGGCTGGGCAGGGTCACCTTTCAGCCATTCATAAACATTATAATAGTAAAACTGCTTGCTCCAGAGCATCCCCGCATACGACTGCCTGGAAATGGACCGAAGATCCGGATCGGCAACATCTTTGTGCAGATCATCATAAAACTCGTCTGCTTCCCGTATCCTTTTGTTAAACAAATCTTCAAAACCACCAAAGGGCTCAGAAATGGTATGATTCACAAAACGCATCCTGAATGTCACCGTTTCGCCCGCCTTAACGGTTCGGGTAAACCGGGCAGAGGCCTTTGTACCAATACCATTTGGATTGATGGTGTTGCTTTTGCCTTCGCTGATCACGTAATCATTAATCCCATCCTTGGGATATGCCGTACTGTTTGCGGTGCCGTATAGTTTCTTGAAATTTGTTTCGTTTTCACAGAAAAGCAGTTCGTCTGCTTCTTCCAGATACAGGTTATACTTGCCGTGTTTTCGGTGCGTAAGTTCAATCAGACGATTCGAAATGCCGTTCATCATCGGTTTGTAGTTGAACGACTCATAACCCCACGACCACGTATTACGGAAAAGGATGGTCGGTAAAACCGTAATCGGTGCATCCTTAGGTCCCCTGTTGATGACAGTAACCTTCATCATGATATCCTCCTGATCAGCCTTGGCGTGCTCTATGAAAATATCAAAGTATTCGTCATTATCAAAAACACCGGTATCTGTTATTTCATATTCTGCATCCTGCTTGCCTCTCCGCTGGTTTTCTTGCCTGAGCTGTTCGTAGGGAAAGGGTTGCTGCGGATATTTATAAAGCATTTTTGTGTAGGAATGCGTAGGAGTACTATCCAGATAGTAGTACATTTCCTTTACATCTTCCCCATGGTTAGACTCTCTGTTCGTCAAGCCAAAAATCCGCTCTTTCAGCAATTTATCCTGATGATTCCAGAAAGCAAAAGAAAGACAAATGTGCTGTTTATTATCTGAAAAACCTGCGATGCCGTCTTCTCCCCAACGATAGGTTTTAGAATAGGCCATTTCATGCGTGATGTAGTTCCAGGCATCTCCGTTTCCGCTATAATCCTCCCGGACAGTACCCCACTGGCGTTCCGACAAATAAGGTCCCCATTTTTTCCAGCCTTTATTTTCCTTCTGCAGGCTTAGCCTTACTTTTTCCGCGCCTTGTGCCATTTAATTTGCTGATTTTTGTAGTGCTATGAATTAAAGTAAAAATACATGAACGGGCCTGGGCTTTTGCTGCCTGCTGCGATGACCTCAAAATGGAAATTAATAAAAAAGAGCTTTTGAAAGCTCTCTTTTATTAATAATAATACAATAATTATTAATTATCCACTTTCACTACAATCCAATCATTGATGGATGCAATTGACTCCTTGTTCTCAAATTCATGTACAGCATAATCCACGGTACCTGCATAAAAACCAGTGATTTCTTCCGCCCTTTTGGCCGTTTCAACCAGTACTTCATTTCGATTACCGTGAAGTAATACTTCGATATCAGAGATAAATTCTTTAAACATAGCGGGGTTGGGAAGTTTATAATATTTCCCGTCCGCTCCATGCAGTACTGCAACAGGTTTCACCTCTCCGCTTGCATTAAGCTGGCCATATTTTCGCCGCGCGGCAATGTATTCTGCATCACTCGCTCCAAAAAGAATACCCACTTCCGGTTTCGGACTGCTGCGTTTTTCCACTATTTTTTGGTCCAGCTTAGCTAGTAATTGCCTCAAAGCCCAGGTATTTTTACCAAGCCTGATCCTTTCGCGTAACGACTGCCTTACCAGATAAGTAAGTGCCTGCGTTACATTGAGACCTATTTCGGCCATTTGCTTGAAGATGAAGGAAGTTGGAGACATGCCCGGAATCGTATTCGGGTCATGCAGCAAAATAGTACCGTCCGGTGTCAGAAAGCCGTCGATGCGCACGCAGGCCGTAATGCCAAGCTGTTGAAATACACTTGCAATCATGTCCTGAATTTCCCGGTTTTTTTCAGCAGTAGTATCTACCGGGATACGTTTTCTGCTCGCTCCGGGTTTGTATTTGGCATTAAAGTCAAAAACCTCCACCATTTTGATCACCTCACTGGGAGGCAAGGCAAGCGGCTTGCCGTTATCAAACTGTATGCACCCGCAGGAAAACTCCTGCCCGGAAACGAACTCCTCAATCAGCACCTGGTCTTCGGCATTACTGCTGCTCAGAATAATATCCTGCAAACCTTTCTCAAAGTATTCATCCAGTGTTGCGATAAGTTGTGATGGATGATAAACGGATTCCTCCCCATTTACCACCACTGGAAAGCCTATCCCTTCATCCAGATTGGCCATGCGCTGTGCCCATACTTTCTTTTCTTCAGCGTCCATCAACTGCCACTGCTCCGCAGAAAGCTCAGTCTGAAAAAAGCATTGATTAACGGCCGCTACAAATGCTTCGGGTGAATCTTCCTTGACAATGGCAACACCAATGGACGAACCCTGGTGCGGTGCTTTGATCACCAACGGAAGGCCCAGGTGTTTTTTGAGTACCTGAAACAATATGCCATATTCCGAAGGTATCCACTGACTATACCGAAGTGTCCAGCTTTTTTTCTGCTGTCCGTTGACCAATGCGATCATGTCATTCTGAAGTATCTTATCTATCCCGACGGCAGAACCCATCAGACCGGGGCCACTGTACGGGATGCGGTACCACTCCAGAAGGCCCTGTATGGCACCATCCTCACAGTCGGGACCGTGCATGGCAAGAAAGGCGAAATCAAAATAGGACTTAAAATCCGAAGGCGACAGCAAAGTACCTATACTTTCGGGGATTGGCTCACGGCCAAGCTCTGGTAACGATTCAATATAAACTTTGAAACTTCCGGTCGTGTTGGCCTGTGCGGGGTAAAAGTCCCTGATCTCATTCCTGTACATAAGATCGGGAACCAGTTTTATAAACCTGCCGAAACTGTCTACAAAAATGGGTATGGGCTCGAAGAGAGATTTGTCAAGATATTCAAAAGCGGTTTTACCGCCTGCGAAAGATATTTCACGTTCACGGGAAGGGCCTCCAAAAAAAATTCCGATACGCATATATAAATGGTGTAATTGATTCACGTCAAATGATAGTCGCAATATAAGGTACTATTTGAGACGAACCAATTACATCGGAGAAGGCTTACAAAATTTAATCCTGGAAGAATGTTTTGATGTAAAGATATCTTCGGGACGCGAAATTGCCGGTTTTAACCAGTATTACGAAGCGAGCGCCGGAACGTTTTGTGCTACTACTTTATTGACAGAAGGAACGGCCTTACGGATAGATTCTTCCAGACCTGCCCTGAAAGTCATGGCACTCATGGGACAGCTTTGGCAAGACCCCTGCAATTCCAATACCACGGTCAGATCATCGGTAAGGTCCACTAATTTAACATCTCCTCCGTCTGCCAGCAGATAGGGACGTACCGATTCGAGCGCCTGCTCTATTAATTCAATTGTTTTTTCTTTTGACTCCATTTTAAAAGATATTCTATTCGCTAATATGCAAGAATTTATTCTTAAAATCAAATATAAGTACCCAAATGTAGGTTAAGAATCCATTTCCACAACCTGCGTTTTAACTTTTTCTGCATTTCTGATGGCCACCTGCCGGGCAAGGGCTTCGGATGCATTTCTGAAGGCATCGTTAACCATTTCGTTCTGATTCATGAACGCGGGACGCCCGTCATCACCTGCTTCCCGGATACCCTGCACCAAAGGTACTTGTCCCAGCAACGGAACGTCAAACTTATCTGCCAGCAGCTGCCCTCCACCTTTTCCAAAGATATGATACTGGTGGTCGGGTAATTCTTCCGGCGTAAACCAGGCCATATTTTCCACTACTCCCAGTACAGGGACATTGATCTGCGGCTGTCTGAACATCGAAAGGCCTTTGATGGCATCAGCCAGGGCAACTTTCTGCGGGGTTGTCACAATCACCGCACCCGCCACAGGTACTGTTTGTACCAGGGTAATATGTATGTCACTGGTTCCAGGAGGAAGGTCAATCAAAAGGTAATCCAGATCACCCCAGTCTGTATCTGCAAAAAACTGTTTCAGTGCCTGGCTTGCCATGGGACCGCGCCACACTACAGCACTTTCCGGCGGAGTGAGAAAGCCAATAGACATCAATTTAATGCCGTACTGCCGAATGGGATTGATAAGATTTTTACCATTTTTTGGTGTAATAGTGGGCTGCATATGCTCCACTCCAAACATCACAGGTATTGAAGGGCCAAATATATCTGCATCAATAATGCCCACTTTGGCTCCGGACCGATGTAAGGCCATGGCCAGATTGGCCGTAACGGTGGATTTCCCTACGCCCCCCTTCCCGGAAGCAACCGCTATCACATTTTTTACTCCGGGCAACAGCGGACCCGTTTGTCTGGATGTGGTCACGTTGGCCGTCAGATTAATGATAACCTCTATATCAGGACTAATCAGGTCATGGATGGCTGCCACACAATTCCTTCTTATTAATTCTTTGAGCGGACAAGCTGGGGTTGTTAATACCACTGTAAATCTGACCTGATTAACGCCTATTTCAACGTCCTGAATCATACCCAGCGTCACAAGGTCTTTCTTAAGATCGGGCTCCTCAACTGTACTGAGCGCCTGTAAAACTTTTTCTTTATTGACTGTAAACTCTCCCATTTTCAAATTTTAAATCCGCCCATTCTGCTACTTTCCGGTAAGATACTGCCTCGGAATACCTGGATCAGCATTTTCCTTCCTGATTTGTTTTAACACCAAAAAAACGCAATGAGTTTAACCCGACACGGGAAATTCCTCAATTCTTCGGTTCACCTCGGCTATTTCCCGGGAGACATCAGCATCAGCCGAAATAGAAACCAGCTTTTGTTTAATAGACAACAGCAATTTATACTGACTTGGGGTATTACCATACTGAGGCCGGTGGTCAAGCATTTGCCGGATGCTTTCCCATTCCTGTATAAATCTCTGCACCTCAATATCCAGATAGGTTTTCGTAAAAGTGCGGAAGATATGGTCTTCTGCCAATTTGTTAGGATGAATAAGATCCTCCTTGTAATAACGATAATCTCTCAGTTCATCCACCATGATCTCGTAAGCAGGGAAATATTCGATATGCCTGAACTTCTCGGAAAGCCGGTGACATACCAGTCTTAAAGTCGACTTACTTACCTGGTTCAGTGGCAGGGTATCCCTGGTGTGCCGTACCGGGCTGACGGTCAGGATAATCTTCAAATCCCTGTTAACAGAAAGTAATTTAAAAACCAGCTGTTCAAAAGGGATGAGTATCTGATCCGGATGTAAAAGTTCCTTTAAAAACCGTTCGGCAGGTACTTTATGACAGTTCCCGATCAGCTGATTAACAGCCCGGTGGCGGTAGGCATAGGCGGTTCCAAGGGTGATCACCAAAACTTTTGCACTTCTGAGAAAATCTCCCGTTTCTCTGAACCTTCCCGAAATCTCAGCATCAAGCGAGGCACGTGTTGTACTCCATAAAGAAGAATGAAAGTCGTGATGAAGCCATATCTTGTCCTGAGTCTCAATATACAAGGATTGATCCGGCACTTTATTGCCCAGTGCGCTATCCAGAATTTTGATGATCGCCAAGGGATTAAAAACCGTTCCGAAAGGGTTATTCATCACCCGAAATTTATTTTCCGAAAGCTGGCTGCCAATTACATCCGCAAAGCAGGAGCCAATGGTCAGTATACCTGTCCCTAAGTTTATTTTCCAGTTTGCAGGAACTGTATTTACTTCGGTAAAGATGGGTAATGCTTTCATGAGGTAATATGATTAATCAGCCCACAAAGGTATCCTTGTTAATATCTACATCGTAAGACCATCTACAAAATTTTGCACCCCTTTTACGCTTTAATATGTTTCAAATATTTACTTGTATTTTTACGTTACATTTTTATTTACCTTGAAATCAATACCGATGAAAAAGTCATTTCTGCCCTTGTTTCTGAGTACTGTCACCATTTTCCCGGCCTGCTCGCAGGATAACAGCAAACTTACCACCAGGGAATTTCTTTTTTCCGATAAACCTGTCTGGCAAGATGAATTTGATTATCAGGGTGTGCCGGATCCAAAAAAATGGAGCTACGACCTGGGAGATCATGGCTGGGGAAATAACGAGCTCGAGAATTATACCAACCTGAAAGAAAATGCGCGTGTGGAGGGCGGTTTGCTGATCATAGAAGCAAAAAGGGAAAAATCAGGCAAGCGCGATTACAGTTCTGCCAGGATACATACAAAAGGCAAAGGTGATTTCCTCTACGGAAAAATGGAGATCCGCGCAAAACTTCCGAAAGGAGTTGGCACCTGGCCGGCAATATGGATGTTGGCTAGCGAAAGCAATTATGGAAACAAAGGCTGGCC
Encoded here:
- a CDS encoding phospho-sugar mutase gives rise to the protein MTTKLEPNVLEKVNSWLNGDYDIDTKQYIQKLIDDANETELTDSFYKDLEFGTGGLRGLIGVGSNRMNRYTVGTATQGLANYLNKAFPNEEKKVAIAYDSRIKSDEFAGIIADIFSSNGITVYLFEALRPTPELSFAIRLLGCKSGVVVTASHNPKEYNGYKAYWDDGSQVVAPHDVNIIDEVNAIQSIDDIKFEGDPSKIFKIGAEVDEKYLAHILSLSISKEAIARQKDLKIVYTPLHGTGVTLVPKLLGKMGFESVTVIAEQAEPDGNGQFPTVVYPNPEESEAMSIAVNKAKEIDADLVMGTDPDADRVGIAVKNHHGEIQLLNGNQTASVLIYYLLNAWKDAGKLTGTQFVCKTIVTTDLIDRMAAAYDVKCYNTLTGFKYIAQVIREKEGVEQFIGGGEESYGYLIGDAVRDKDAIASCAMIAELTAYAKDKGLSLFDMLMEIYKQFGFYYEGLISLTKKGKAGADEIQQMMADFRANPPKTLAGSPVIRMDDYKALTSTDFGTHETKKIPSGEMGIEPSNVLQFFTEDGTKFTCRPSGTEPKIKFYVGVRAELINNEDFDQVYAGLKDKVKGIGSELNLK
- a CDS encoding MGH1-like glycoside hydrolase domain-containing protein, yielding MAQGAEKVRLSLQKENKGWKKWGPYLSERQWGTVREDYSGNGDAWNYITHEMAYSKTYRWGEDGIAGFSDNKQHICLSFAFWNHQDKLLKERIFGLTNRESNHGEDVKEMYYYLDSTPTHSYTKMLYKYPQQPFPYEQLRQENQRRGKQDAEYEITDTGVFDNDEYFDIFIEHAKADQEDIMMKVTVINRGPKDAPITVLPTILFRNTWSWGYESFNYKPMMNGISNRLIELTHRKHGKYNLYLEEADELLFCENETNFKKLYGTANSTAYPKDGINDYVISEGKSNTINPNGIGTKASARFTRTVKAGETVTFRMRFVNHTISEPFGGFEDLFNKRIREADEFYDDLHKDVADPDLRSISRQSYAGMLWSKQFYYYNVYEWLKGDPAQPGPNQGRKWGRNSGWKHLYAANLISMPDKWEYPWFAAWDLAFHCVPLARVDADFAKRQLEILLREYYMHPNGQIPAYEWNFSDVNPPVHGWATWKVYEIDREQNNGVGDVEFLEKIFHKLLLNFTWWVNQKDDTGNNIFSGGFLGLDNIGVFDRSTPMPFGGKLQQADATGWMAMYTLNMLRISVEIALVHPVYQDMASKFFEHFLHIAGAMESIGGKNSSISLWDEEDQFYYDVIHIPNGQSILLKVRSIVGLIPLFAVELLDPQNLDKLPVFKRRVEWVLANRPDLARLISRWFESGKGENRLLSILRGHRMKMILKRMLDESEFLSGYGVRALSKFHEENPYKFYINGEVLQVDYTPAEALTDIMGGNSNWRGPIWFPLNYLIFDSLMKFHNYYGEDFTVEYPTNSGNMATIKDAAVGIASRLIDIFKKDSDGNRAVYGHDAKMQKDPNFKDHVLFYEYFHGDNGRGCGASHQTGWTGLIAELIRKTAKESAKDFAKEELKISK
- a CDS encoding D-alanine--D-alanine ligase family protein gives rise to the protein MRIGIFFGGPSREREISFAGGKTAFEYLDKSLFEPIPIFVDSFGRFIKLVPDLMYRNEIRDFYPAQANTTGSFKVYIESLPELGREPIPESIGTLLSPSDFKSYFDFAFLAMHGPDCEDGAIQGLLEWYRIPYSGPGLMGSAVGIDKILQNDMIALVNGQQKKSWTLRYSQWIPSEYGILFQVLKKHLGLPLVIKAPHQGSSIGVAIVKEDSPEAFVAAVNQCFFQTELSAEQWQLMDAEEKKVWAQRMANLDEGIGFPVVVNGEESVYHPSQLIATLDEYFEKGLQDIILSSSNAEDQVLIEEFVSGQEFSCGCIQFDNGKPLALPPSEVIKMVEVFDFNAKYKPGASRKRIPVDTTAEKNREIQDMIASVFQQLGITACVRIDGFLTPDGTILLHDPNTIPGMSPTSFIFKQMAEIGLNVTQALTYLVRQSLRERIRLGKNTWALRQLLAKLDQKIVEKRSSPKPEVGILFGASDAEYIAARRKYGQLNASGEVKPVAVLHGADGKYYKLPNPAMFKEFISDIEVLLHGNRNEVLVETAKRAEEITGFYAGTVDYAVHEFENKESIASINDWIVVKVDN
- a CDS encoding NifU family protein; translated protein: MESKEKTIELIEQALESVRPYLLADGGDVKLVDLTDDLTVVLELQGSCQSCPMSAMTFRAGLEESIRKAVPSVNKVVAQNVPALAS
- a CDS encoding Mrp/NBP35 family ATP-binding protein; the protein is MGEFTVNKEKVLQALSTVEEPDLKKDLVTLGMIQDVEIGVNQVRFTVVLTTPACPLKELIRRNCVAAIHDLISPDIEVIINLTANVTTSRQTGPLLPGVKNVIAVASGKGGVGKSTVTANLAMALHRSGAKVGIIDADIFGPSIPVMFGVEHMQPTITPKNGKNLINPIRQYGIKLMSIGFLTPPESAVVWRGPMASQALKQFFADTDWGDLDYLLIDLPPGTSDIHITLVQTVPVAGAVIVTTPQKVALADAIKGLSMFRQPQINVPVLGVVENMAWFTPEELPDHQYHIFGKGGGQLLADKFDVPLLGQVPLVQGIREAGDDGRPAFMNQNEMVNDAFRNASEALARQVAIRNAEKVKTQVVEMDS
- a CDS encoding GSCFA domain-containing protein, producing the protein MKALPIFTEVNTVPANWKINLGTGILTIGSCFADVIGSQLSENKFRVMNNPFGTVFNPLAIIKILDSALGNKVPDQSLYIETQDKIWLHHDFHSSLWSTTRASLDAEISGRFRETGDFLRSAKVLVITLGTAYAYRHRAVNQLIGNCHKVPAERFLKELLHPDQILIPFEQLVFKLLSVNRDLKIILTVSPVRHTRDTLPLNQVSKSTLRLVCHRLSEKFRHIEYFPAYEIMVDELRDYRYYKEDLIHPNKLAEDHIFRTFTKTYLDIEVQRFIQEWESIRQMLDHRPQYGNTPSQYKLLLSIKQKLVSISADADVSREIAEVNRRIEEFPVSG
- a CDS encoding glycoside hydrolase family 16 protein, with translation MKKSFLPLFLSTVTIFPACSQDNSKLTTREFLFSDKPVWQDEFDYQGVPDPKKWSYDLGDHGWGNNELENYTNLKENARVEGGLLIIEAKREKSGKRDYSSARIHTKGKGDFLYGKMEIRAKLPKGVGTWPAIWMLASESNYGNKGWPDNGEIDIMEHVGFDQNRVHGNIHTKAFNHAIKTNKGNNTIVDNVSSEFHIYSCEWTPDRITMLVDGKEFFSFKKEPGYGWAEWPFDKPEHLILNIAVGGNWGGQKGVDESIFPQKMEVDYVRVFPLVTKK